In Kogia breviceps isolate mKogBre1 chromosome 9, mKogBre1 haplotype 1, whole genome shotgun sequence, a single window of DNA contains:
- the SLC37A3 gene encoding sugar phosphate exchanger 3 isoform X3 yields MAWPNIFQRGTLLSQFSHHHVTVFLLTFFSYSLLHASRKTFSNVKVSISKQWTPSAFNKSVELPVEIWSRNHLFPSAEEATLFLGTLDTIFLFSYAVGLFVSGIIGDRLNLRWVLSFGMCSSALVVFVFGTLTEWLHFYNKGLYCGLWIVNGLLQSTGWPCVVAVMGNWFGKAGRGVVFGLWSACASVGNILGACLASSVLQYGYEYAFLVTAAVQFAGGIIIFFGLLVSPEEIGLPGIEAKENFEEDSHRPLISDAENEDEAEPNYSIQEDKTITQVKAISFYQACCLPGVIAYSLAYACLKLVNYSFFFWLPFYLSNNFGWKEAEADKLSIWYDVGGIIGGTLQGFISDVLQKRAPVLALSLLLAVGSLVGYSRSPNDKSINALLMAVTGFFIGGPSNMISSAISADLGRQELIQGSSEALATVTGIVDGTGSIGAAVGQYLVSLIQDNLGWMWVFYFFILMDAAVTHEDIRLIALRNHVGLFLLQPLALKNLSDHVSQD; encoded by the exons ATGGCCTggccaaatatttttcaaagaggaACTTTGCTCTCCCAGTTCAGCCATCATCATGTGACAGTGTTCCTGCTCACCTTCTTCAG TTACTCGTTGCTCCATGCATCAAGAAAAACATTCAGCAATGTCAAAGTCAGTATCTCTAAGCAGTGGACCCCAAGTGCTTTTAACAAGTCAGTTGAACTGCCTGTAGAG ATCTGGAGCAGAAACCATTTGTTTCCCAGTGCAGAGGAAGCTACTCTTTTCCTCGGAACACTTGACACCATCTTCCTCTTCTCCTATGCTGTG gGCCTTTTCGTCAGTGGTATCATTGGGGACCGGCTTAATTTGCGATGGGTTCTGTCTTTTGGCATGTGCTCCTCTGCATTAGTG gTGTTCGTCTTTGGCACTCTCACAGAATGGCTGCATTTCTACAACAAGGGGCTGTACTGCGGCCTGTGGATCGTGAATGGCCTGCTGCAGTCCACTGGTTGGCCCTGCGTCGTTGCTGTTATGGGCAACTGGTTTGGGAAAGCTGG ACGAGGAGTTGTTTTTGGTCTCTGGAGTGCCTGTGCCTCAGTGGGCAATATTTTGGGAGCCTGTCTAGCTTCTTCCGTTCTGCAGTATGGTTATGAG tATGCCTTTCTGGTGACGGCGGCTGTGCAGTTTGCTGGTGGGATCATCATCTTCTTTGGACTCTTGGTATCACCCGAAGAAATTG GTCTCCCAGGTATTGAGGccaaagaaaattttgaagaagACTCGCACAGGCCattaattagtgatgctgaaaaTGAAGATGAAGCTGAGCCTAATtattcaatccaagaagacaagACTATTACCCAAGTCAAGGCGATAAGCTTTTACCAGGCGTGTTGCCTTCCCGGAGTTATAGCG TACTCACTGGCCTATGCCTGCTTGAAGTTAGTGAATTATTCCTTCTTCTTCTGGCTGCCCTTTTATCTGAGTAATAACTTCGGATGGAAGGAGGCTGAAGCCGACAAGCTGTCCATTTGGTACGATGTTGGAGGAATTATAG GTGGAACTCTGCAAGGCTTCATCTCTGATGTGCTACAGAAGAGAGCCCCGGTGTTAGCTCTCAGTCTGCTTCTGGCCGTTGGGTCCCTCGTTGGATATAGTC GTTCTCCAAATGATAAGTCCATCAATGCGCTTCTGATGGCTGTCACAG gattttttattgGTGGACCTTCTAATATGATTAGCTCTGCTATTTCTGCGGACCTGGGTCGTCAGGAGCTGATCCAAGGGAGCAGTGAGGCTTTGGCAACCGTCACAGGAATAGTTGATGGAACCGGGAGCATCGGAGCTGCGGTGGGCCAG taTTTAGTGTCTTTGATCCAGGACAACCTAGGATGGATGTGggttttctactttttcattcttATG
- the SLC37A3 gene encoding sugar phosphate exchanger 3 isoform X4 codes for MAWPNIFQRGTLLSQFSHHHVTVFLLTFFSYSLLHASRKTFSNVKVSISKQWTPSAFNKSVELPVEIWSRNHLFPSAEEATLFLGTLDTIFLFSYAVGLFVSGIIGDRLNLRWVLSFGMCSSALVVFVFGTLTEWLHFYNKGLYCGLWIVNGLLQSTGWPCVVAVMGNWFGKAGRGVVFGLWSACASVGNILGACLASSVLQYGYEYAFLVTAAVQFAGGIIIFFGLLVSPEEIGLPGIEAKENFEEDSHRPLISDAENEDEAEPNYSIQEDKTITQVKAISFYQACCLPGVIAYSLAYACLKLVNYSFFFWLPFYLSNNFGWKEAEADKLSIWYDVGGIIGGTLQGFISDVLQKRAPVLALSLLLAVGSLVGYSRSPNDKSINALLMAVTGFFIGGPSNMISSAISADLGRQELIQGSSEALATVTGIVDGTGSIGAAVGQYLVSLIQDNLGWMWVFYFFILMTSCTILFISPLIVREICYLMQRRQARILSG; via the exons ATGGCCTggccaaatatttttcaaagaggaACTTTGCTCTCCCAGTTCAGCCATCATCATGTGACAGTGTTCCTGCTCACCTTCTTCAG TTACTCGTTGCTCCATGCATCAAGAAAAACATTCAGCAATGTCAAAGTCAGTATCTCTAAGCAGTGGACCCCAAGTGCTTTTAACAAGTCAGTTGAACTGCCTGTAGAG ATCTGGAGCAGAAACCATTTGTTTCCCAGTGCAGAGGAAGCTACTCTTTTCCTCGGAACACTTGACACCATCTTCCTCTTCTCCTATGCTGTG gGCCTTTTCGTCAGTGGTATCATTGGGGACCGGCTTAATTTGCGATGGGTTCTGTCTTTTGGCATGTGCTCCTCTGCATTAGTG gTGTTCGTCTTTGGCACTCTCACAGAATGGCTGCATTTCTACAACAAGGGGCTGTACTGCGGCCTGTGGATCGTGAATGGCCTGCTGCAGTCCACTGGTTGGCCCTGCGTCGTTGCTGTTATGGGCAACTGGTTTGGGAAAGCTGG ACGAGGAGTTGTTTTTGGTCTCTGGAGTGCCTGTGCCTCAGTGGGCAATATTTTGGGAGCCTGTCTAGCTTCTTCCGTTCTGCAGTATGGTTATGAG tATGCCTTTCTGGTGACGGCGGCTGTGCAGTTTGCTGGTGGGATCATCATCTTCTTTGGACTCTTGGTATCACCCGAAGAAATTG GTCTCCCAGGTATTGAGGccaaagaaaattttgaagaagACTCGCACAGGCCattaattagtgatgctgaaaaTGAAGATGAAGCTGAGCCTAATtattcaatccaagaagacaagACTATTACCCAAGTCAAGGCGATAAGCTTTTACCAGGCGTGTTGCCTTCCCGGAGTTATAGCG TACTCACTGGCCTATGCCTGCTTGAAGTTAGTGAATTATTCCTTCTTCTTCTGGCTGCCCTTTTATCTGAGTAATAACTTCGGATGGAAGGAGGCTGAAGCCGACAAGCTGTCCATTTGGTACGATGTTGGAGGAATTATAG GTGGAACTCTGCAAGGCTTCATCTCTGATGTGCTACAGAAGAGAGCCCCGGTGTTAGCTCTCAGTCTGCTTCTGGCCGTTGGGTCCCTCGTTGGATATAGTC GTTCTCCAAATGATAAGTCCATCAATGCGCTTCTGATGGCTGTCACAG gattttttattgGTGGACCTTCTAATATGATTAGCTCTGCTATTTCTGCGGACCTGGGTCGTCAGGAGCTGATCCAAGGGAGCAGTGAGGCTTTGGCAACCGTCACAGGAATAGTTGATGGAACCGGGAGCATCGGAGCTGCGGTGGGCCAG taTTTAGTGTCTTTGATCCAGGACAACCTAGGATGGATGTGggttttctactttttcattcttATG ACAAGTTGCACAATTCTATTTATTTCACCATTAATAGTGAGGGAAATATGCTATCTTATGCAAAGACGACAAGCTCGCATATTGAGTGGGTGA
- the SLC37A3 gene encoding sugar phosphate exchanger 3 isoform X6 — protein sequence MAWPNIFQRGTLLSQFSHHHVTVFLLTFFSYSLLHASRKTFSNVKVSISKQWTPSAFNKSVELPVEIWSRNHLFPSAEEATLFLGTLDTIFLFSYAVGLFVSGIIGDRLNLRWVLSFGMCSSALVVFVFGTLTEWLHFYNKGLYCGLWIVNGLLQSTGWPCVVAVMGNWFGKAGRGVVFGLWSACASVGNILGACLASSVLQYGYEYAFLVTAAVQFAGGIIIFFGLLVSPEEIGLPGIEAKENFEEDSHRPLISDAENEDEAEPNYSIQEDKTITQVKAISFYQACCLPGVIAYSLAYACLKLVNYSFFFWLPFYLSNNFGWKEAEADKLSIWYDVGGIIGGTLQGFISDVLQKRAPVLALSLLLAVGSLVGYSRSPNDKSINALLMAVTGFFIGGPSNMISSAISADLGRQELIQGSSEALATVTGIVDGTGSIGAAVGQILPV from the exons ATGGCCTggccaaatatttttcaaagaggaACTTTGCTCTCCCAGTTCAGCCATCATCATGTGACAGTGTTCCTGCTCACCTTCTTCAG TTACTCGTTGCTCCATGCATCAAGAAAAACATTCAGCAATGTCAAAGTCAGTATCTCTAAGCAGTGGACCCCAAGTGCTTTTAACAAGTCAGTTGAACTGCCTGTAGAG ATCTGGAGCAGAAACCATTTGTTTCCCAGTGCAGAGGAAGCTACTCTTTTCCTCGGAACACTTGACACCATCTTCCTCTTCTCCTATGCTGTG gGCCTTTTCGTCAGTGGTATCATTGGGGACCGGCTTAATTTGCGATGGGTTCTGTCTTTTGGCATGTGCTCCTCTGCATTAGTG gTGTTCGTCTTTGGCACTCTCACAGAATGGCTGCATTTCTACAACAAGGGGCTGTACTGCGGCCTGTGGATCGTGAATGGCCTGCTGCAGTCCACTGGTTGGCCCTGCGTCGTTGCTGTTATGGGCAACTGGTTTGGGAAAGCTGG ACGAGGAGTTGTTTTTGGTCTCTGGAGTGCCTGTGCCTCAGTGGGCAATATTTTGGGAGCCTGTCTAGCTTCTTCCGTTCTGCAGTATGGTTATGAG tATGCCTTTCTGGTGACGGCGGCTGTGCAGTTTGCTGGTGGGATCATCATCTTCTTTGGACTCTTGGTATCACCCGAAGAAATTG GTCTCCCAGGTATTGAGGccaaagaaaattttgaagaagACTCGCACAGGCCattaattagtgatgctgaaaaTGAAGATGAAGCTGAGCCTAATtattcaatccaagaagacaagACTATTACCCAAGTCAAGGCGATAAGCTTTTACCAGGCGTGTTGCCTTCCCGGAGTTATAGCG TACTCACTGGCCTATGCCTGCTTGAAGTTAGTGAATTATTCCTTCTTCTTCTGGCTGCCCTTTTATCTGAGTAATAACTTCGGATGGAAGGAGGCTGAAGCCGACAAGCTGTCCATTTGGTACGATGTTGGAGGAATTATAG GTGGAACTCTGCAAGGCTTCATCTCTGATGTGCTACAGAAGAGAGCCCCGGTGTTAGCTCTCAGTCTGCTTCTGGCCGTTGGGTCCCTCGTTGGATATAGTC GTTCTCCAAATGATAAGTCCATCAATGCGCTTCTGATGGCTGTCACAG gattttttattgGTGGACCTTCTAATATGATTAGCTCTGCTATTTCTGCGGACCTGGGTCGTCAGGAGCTGATCCAAGGGAGCAGTGAGGCTTTGGCAACCGTCACAGGAATAGTTGATGGAACCGGGAGCATCGGAGCTGCGGTGGGCCAG ATTCTTCCTGTCTGA
- the SLC37A3 gene encoding sugar phosphate exchanger 3 isoform X5 has product MAWPNIFQRGTLLSQFSHHHVTVFLLTFFSYSLLHASRKTFSNVKVSISKQWTPSAFNKSVELPVEIWSRNHLFPSAEEATLFLGTLDTIFLFSYAVGLFVSGIIGDRLNLRWVLSFGMCSSALVVFVFGTLTEWLHFYNKGLYCGLWIVNGLLQSTGWPCVVAVMGNWFGKAGRGVVFGLWSACASVGNILGACLASSVLQYGYEYAFLVTAAVQFAGGIIIFFGLLVSPEEIGLPGIEAKENFEEDSHRPLISDAENEDEAEPNYSIQEDKTITQVKAISFYQACCLPGVIAYSLAYACLKLVNYSFFFWLPFYLSNNFGWKEAEADKLSIWYDVGGIIGGTLQGFISDVLQKRAPVLALSLLLAVGSLVGYSRSPNDKSINALLMAVTGFFIGGPSNMISSAISADLGRQELIQGSSEALATVTGIVDGTGSIGAAVGQYLVSLIQDNLGWMWVFYFFILMKK; this is encoded by the exons ATGGCCTggccaaatatttttcaaagaggaACTTTGCTCTCCCAGTTCAGCCATCATCATGTGACAGTGTTCCTGCTCACCTTCTTCAG TTACTCGTTGCTCCATGCATCAAGAAAAACATTCAGCAATGTCAAAGTCAGTATCTCTAAGCAGTGGACCCCAAGTGCTTTTAACAAGTCAGTTGAACTGCCTGTAGAG ATCTGGAGCAGAAACCATTTGTTTCCCAGTGCAGAGGAAGCTACTCTTTTCCTCGGAACACTTGACACCATCTTCCTCTTCTCCTATGCTGTG gGCCTTTTCGTCAGTGGTATCATTGGGGACCGGCTTAATTTGCGATGGGTTCTGTCTTTTGGCATGTGCTCCTCTGCATTAGTG gTGTTCGTCTTTGGCACTCTCACAGAATGGCTGCATTTCTACAACAAGGGGCTGTACTGCGGCCTGTGGATCGTGAATGGCCTGCTGCAGTCCACTGGTTGGCCCTGCGTCGTTGCTGTTATGGGCAACTGGTTTGGGAAAGCTGG ACGAGGAGTTGTTTTTGGTCTCTGGAGTGCCTGTGCCTCAGTGGGCAATATTTTGGGAGCCTGTCTAGCTTCTTCCGTTCTGCAGTATGGTTATGAG tATGCCTTTCTGGTGACGGCGGCTGTGCAGTTTGCTGGTGGGATCATCATCTTCTTTGGACTCTTGGTATCACCCGAAGAAATTG GTCTCCCAGGTATTGAGGccaaagaaaattttgaagaagACTCGCACAGGCCattaattagtgatgctgaaaaTGAAGATGAAGCTGAGCCTAATtattcaatccaagaagacaagACTATTACCCAAGTCAAGGCGATAAGCTTTTACCAGGCGTGTTGCCTTCCCGGAGTTATAGCG TACTCACTGGCCTATGCCTGCTTGAAGTTAGTGAATTATTCCTTCTTCTTCTGGCTGCCCTTTTATCTGAGTAATAACTTCGGATGGAAGGAGGCTGAAGCCGACAAGCTGTCCATTTGGTACGATGTTGGAGGAATTATAG GTGGAACTCTGCAAGGCTTCATCTCTGATGTGCTACAGAAGAGAGCCCCGGTGTTAGCTCTCAGTCTGCTTCTGGCCGTTGGGTCCCTCGTTGGATATAGTC GTTCTCCAAATGATAAGTCCATCAATGCGCTTCTGATGGCTGTCACAG gattttttattgGTGGACCTTCTAATATGATTAGCTCTGCTATTTCTGCGGACCTGGGTCGTCAGGAGCTGATCCAAGGGAGCAGTGAGGCTTTGGCAACCGTCACAGGAATAGTTGATGGAACCGGGAGCATCGGAGCTGCGGTGGGCCAG taTTTAGTGTCTTTGATCCAGGACAACCTAGGATGGATGTGggttttctactttttcattcttATG aaaaaatga